From a single Rosa rugosa chromosome 7, drRosRugo1.1, whole genome shotgun sequence genomic region:
- the LOC133723476 gene encoding uncharacterized protein LOC133723476 has product MVDCAARFDWHGVGGWIDLVRSVLFKLGEIEDREDESLQPMDWKSELEEEEEIERNKESWEEEEDEESERKKKRLSEGTRIPLKVCHLSNAVTANSILGTNVRSGSELQVLKLLMGQMSGTVCIFSPSI; this is encoded by the exons ATGGTGGATTGTGCGGCGAGATTTGATTGGCATGGTGTGGGTGGCTGGATTGATCTAGTGAGGAGCGTTTTGTTTAAACTGGGGGAAATAGAAGACAGAGAGG ATGAGAGTTTGCAACCGATGGATTGGAAATCTGagcttgaggaagaagaagagattgagagaaacaaggagagttgggaggaagaagaagacgaagaaagtgagaggaagaagaagagattgagtGAAGGGACGAGAATACCTCTCAAAGTTTGCCACTTGTCTAACGCCGTAACGGCCAACAgtattttaggtactaatgttaGGTCGGGGTCCGAACTTCAGGTACTAAAGTTACTAATGGGCCAAATGTCGGGTACTGTTTGCATTTTTTCCCCTTCAATTTAG